The genome window CTTTAACATCGCCTTATTAGTGTTATCTGTCCAGAATCGAGTTTACCTTTTTGGTGTATTTTGACATGAGGTTGCCAAGTTTTTCCTCCGAATCTGCCTCCGCATAGATTCTCGCTATTGGCTCAGTGCCACTTGGCCTAATCATAATCCAATTTTTCTCATCAAAAATTAGTTTGATTCCGTCTGTCGCGTCATAGTTTTTGTGTTCCTTTTTTAGTTGTGAGATTATTTTTTCTGCCTCCTTTTTAGAGCAGGAGACCTTGTCCTTTGTTGTGTATGACGGAGGCAGTGCAGACATTTGTTCAGACATGGCTTTGCCAGAGTCCGCAATGAGGTCCAAGGCCAGTGCCAGAGTCATTGCGCCATCCCGTACTTGGTTGTGTTTTCCATACATAAAGCCGCCATTTTCCTCAAAACCAACAAGCGCTTTTTCTGGAACCATTTTTCTTGAGACCTCAACGCTTCCAACTTTGGTCCTAATCACCTCTGAGTTTGTCTTGGAAGCTATTGCCTCTATGACAGAACTTGAGTTAAGGCACGTTACAATTTTGGATTTCGGGTTTTTCTCTAAAAGATAATTTGCCAAGAGCAGTGCAGATTTGTCGCCGGTTAGAATTTTCCCATTATTGTCGCAGAAAATGCTCCTGTCACCGTCACCATCAAAGGCCACGCCAAAATCTGCTTTTTTTTCTATTACTTTACGTGATAATTTTTGCAAGTTGCTTGGTGTCGGCTCCGATCCCCTTCCTGGAAATGTTCCGTCGATTTTTTCATTGATTAGAAAAACTGTGCAGCCAAGTTCCTTGCACAGATCAGGCGCTGCCACGGCCTGCGCCCCATTGCCAAGATCTAGTGCCACCTTGAACTTTTTTGATTTGATTTTGCTTGCATTCACTTGCGATTTTATTCCGTCAAGATATGTGCGGACAACTCTTGACTCAGTTTGGGTTTTGCCAAACTTTTTGGAATTTCTTATCCATTTTTTGCTAAAGTAAATGTCTTCTATTATTAGTTCGTCTTCTCGTGAAACTTCCACGCCGTCTTTTGCAGCCGGCTTTAGGCCGTTGTACTGAGGCGGGTTGTGAGACGCAGTAATCATTATTCCTCCCGAATACCCAAGCGCTTTTGTGGCATATTCCAATGCTGGGGTGGGGACAAGGCCGGCCAAACCACAGTCAAATCCGCAGTAGTTTATGGCAGAACACACTACTTTTGCAACAAGCGGACTAGAGTCCCGACCGTCATAGCCTACAAGAATCGGGCCTTTCTTGAAATATGTTGCAATGGAGTAAACAATATCGGAGATGAATTCCAGGCTAAGTTCGTCTGGGAAAACTCCGCGTATTCCGTTGGTGCCAAATAACTTTCCCATTAATTCTTACTTTTATGAGCTAGATTTGTGCTTTTCAGGTTTCTTGCAGTTTGTGTTCAATGGTACGATTTTTTGTTACGATTCTAGTAATTCCTACAACGGCAACTGCGATTAGTAAGAACGTGATCCAATCATTCCCTTGAAAAGACACCATCTTGTTGATTACCGGTATAAAGAAAGGAAATGAGGTAGTGCCGCCAAGTAAAATATCAAAGGATACATGCGCCAAAACGGCCGAAAAAGAAACGGCTCCAAGCAGATAGTCTTTTTTCCCTACAAAGAACATCATTAGTGGTACTGAGATCAGTCCAAACAGAACAGAGTGCGACATGCGTGGGACTGCCTCCAAATTTAGGAATTGAACAAGATGATCTGCATCCAAAGCAATTGGGAATAATCCTGCAATGGCAACATATCGGATACGCATGCTGGCAAGCCCCACAATCATACCAAATACCACATGACCTACAACATGCTCTACGGAGATTCCGCTTACCTCCAGCGGGTTTCCAATCACATATGACTTTGGTAAAAACTGCTCAAGTATTGGAAACAAGCCAGGTATTGAAAACGCTGCTGAAAGTGCTGCATAGAGAATTATCGACTTTAGGATAAATTGGGATGATTTCAATTTGGATGATTTTGACTAGCCCATAATTTTTATCAACTGCTTTGGAGTCTGACATGATGGTTTTTGGCAGTCAGGTGCGATTTTGATTGCAATGGTAACCAATAAGTTTGTGTAAAATGGCAGCATCACTGCGGAGGTCGCCCAGCCCGGTCAAAGGCGTAAGGTTTAGGCCCTTATCTCTTAGGAGTTCGTGGGTTCAAATCCCACCCTCCGCATCATAAACTCTTTTTACAAAAAATATCCAAAATCAGACTAGAGAATTAATAAGGTCAAACTGTGACACAATTCTGTGAAAAAGATCAGAATAGGCATCACAATTGTCGGAAAAGACAGAGAGGGAATCGTTGCATCATTTACCAATTTCATATTCCAAAGAGACGGCAACATTGAGAAGGTTAATCAAAATGTCATAAAGGGACTATTTGGAATGCACCTTGAGGCGTCATTCTCAAAAGAGATCAACATCAAAAAATTCGATAAAGAACTCCAAGACCTTGGAAAAAAGATCGGAATGGAGGTAAGCATCTATCATGAGATTAACTCTGACAAAAACATTGCACTGTTTGTTACAAAGGAGCCGCACTGCCTGGAGGTACTGCTCAATGCAAACGCCAGGGGCCAGCTCAAAGGCAAAATAAGCGTAATCGTAGGAACTGAAAAAACGCTAGAACCAATGGCAAAGAAGGCAAAGATTCCATTTGTAATAGTTGACGAAAAGGATCAGCTTGAAGCAGAAAATAGACTAATTGAAATTGCAAAACAGTACGACATTGATCTTGTGGTGCTTGCGCGATACATGAGAATCATGACGCCTAACTTTGTTTGGAGATACCCTCACAGAATAATCAACATTCATCCGTCTCTGTTACCTGCATTCCCAGGCGCCTTTGCGTATGCGCAGGCCTTTGAGAGGGGAACAAAAATTGTCGGCGTTACCGCTCATTATGTTACTGAGGAGCTTGATCAGGGTCCAATCATCTTCCAAGACTCCTTTAAGGTAGGTCCAAAAGACACTCTAGAATCCATAAGGCAAAAAGGCCAAAAGCTTGAAGCAAACACTTTGCTTAAGGCAGTAAAGATGCATCTTGAAGGAAAGCTTGAGGTCAGTTGGAGAAAAGTGCATACAAAGTGA of Candidatus Nitrosotenuis sp. DW1 contains these proteins:
- the glmM gene encoding phosphoglucosamine mutase, producing MGKLFGTNGIRGVFPDELSLEFISDIVYSIATYFKKGPILVGYDGRDSSPLVAKVVCSAINYCGFDCGLAGLVPTPALEYATKALGYSGGIMITASHNPPQYNGLKPAAKDGVEVSREDELIIEDIYFSKKWIRNSKKFGKTQTESRVVRTYLDGIKSQVNASKIKSKKFKVALDLGNGAQAVAAPDLCKELGCTVFLINEKIDGTFPGRGSEPTPSNLQKLSRKVIEKKADFGVAFDGDGDRSIFCDNNGKILTGDKSALLLANYLLEKNPKSKIVTCLNSSSVIEAIASKTNSEVIRTKVGSVEVSRKMVPEKALVGFEENGGFMYGKHNQVRDGAMTLALALDLIADSGKAMSEQMSALPPSYTTKDKVSCSKKEAEKIISQLKKEHKNYDATDGIKLIFDEKNWIMIRPSGTEPIARIYAEADSEEKLGNLMSKYTKKVNSILDR
- a CDS encoding formyltetrahydrofolate deformylase — protein: MKKIRIGITIVGKDREGIVASFTNFIFQRDGNIEKVNQNVIKGLFGMHLEASFSKEINIKKFDKELQDLGKKIGMEVSIYHEINSDKNIALFVTKEPHCLEVLLNANARGQLKGKISVIVGTEKTLEPMAKKAKIPFVIVDEKDQLEAENRLIEIAKQYDIDLVVLARYMRIMTPNFVWRYPHRIINIHPSLLPAFPGAFAYAQAFERGTKIVGVTAHYVTEELDQGPIIFQDSFKVGPKDTLESIRQKGQKLEANTLLKAVKMHLEGKLEVSWRKVHTK